CCTGAAAGATAGTCGGGATCATAGTTCACCCGCCTTTTCCATAACTTCTTGGCACTTCGGATTTACATCTGATCCAGTCTCGATTGATTTCTGATACTGCGCTTTGCACGCCGCATATGAAGGTGATAGACCGACCGCGCTACCTACCTTGCTTCCGAGAGAACCCAGGCCCATCATCATCATGAAAGCAAATAGCATTGCAGTGATGAGGGCTGTGCTAAGCAAGCACGCATAGACACCGACATAGCTGGCCTCGACTCGTCGACGTATGTCGGCTCTTTGACAGTCTCGTCCCCATCCCGACTGAGTCATGACCCCGTCCAGCGGGTAGCGGTCTTTGTGGAAGTAGTAGTAGGTGCGAATCACATCGGGGTGCAACGGACCCAGACCCTTGCTTTCAACGCTTCCGATAAGCAACCTTCCATGAAGGTGCATCCAGCGCGAGCCGTCTGCGCTCTTGACCTTTGTTCTGAATTGACGGAATAGACTTTCGAACACACTGATCTCCTGTTTTTTTGAGTGGTAGATCAGCAATAAGCCAAAAAGCAAAAAGCGCAACACGAGGGCTGCGCTTTTTTTTATTTTAATTGTTCTGCGAAGTGATCGAGATCATTGTTAGCTTTCTCTACCCAATCACTTCCCTTTGTATTGGGTTGTTCAATCTGTTGTCGCATCTCTGATCGTTTTTTGGGTGCGCGAACAACCGCAATGGGTGCAGGTGATCGGTCTACCTTCTGGAGCTTCGGTTCAACCGACTTTGGCTGCTCCTCGACACTGGGCGTCACAGACATCTCATGCACAGGCTCTATGACCTGGACGGGCTCAGATGCTTTGGGCGCTTCCTGGACCTGAGGTGCTGGCGCAACAGGCAGTGTGGAAGGCACATCGACCTGGTGCAGCTCAGGGGTCTTCTCGCTCTCGTGCTGAGTCCAGAACCATACACCTGCTCCTGAAAGAGCGGTGAAGACTGCTATGGAAGCCAGGATCTTGAAAGTGGGCTTCGATAGCGCTTGGGGATTGGCAACAGCTGTGTTCTCGATGGCCGGGTTTTGCTCTTCCCGATCAAGCTCAGCATTCTGGATCCGCTTACCATCCTCCTGTTCTGCTCGCTTCGCATCCTGTGCTTGCTTCCATGCACCTGCCTTTGCTTTGGCCCGCTGCGCTTGTTCCTGGGCAAGCTTGGCAGTCTTGGCCGCAAGCTCTTTGGCAAATTTGCTCGTGGTTTGTGCAGTGGCCTTGGCTGCGATCTGGGCCTGTTCCAAGCGCTGATCCATCTTCCAATCTTGAACTTGCTGCCTGTTTAGAGGACTTGGAAAAGATGACCCACCTTCTTTTTCAGCCTTAAGCTTTGCAGCTTTTTCCAATAATTTTCTTCGTTCGTAATCACTGATACTCATCTTGATCTCCATTTGAGATAAGAAGAGCCCCGAGAGGCTCCACTTATTTCAGCTCCGGCAGTGGGGAGACTAAGATGCGGTGGGTTGGAACTTTTCCGCATTGATTGTCGAGTTCGTGTTTTGCCAAAGCTGCTCGCCCATTGAGTTCACCGACGACTGCCAAGCACCCCGCCCCACCCTCCGTTCTAACAGTCAGCTCATTCTTTGAAGACTTCAAGATCGTGCCGAGCTTGTCGAAGAAGGCTTTGGTCTTTTCGTCAGGCTTGACCACCGATGCGGGGTCATACTCGATCACTAGACCTTGGAATTTTTCCGTGGCCTTTCCATCGGCAGAGGTGTCGGTCTTCACTTCAACTGTTGCCTTCATTCCCGCCAAGCGAGCTGCATCTGCGGCTTCTCTGGCTCGTGCGAGCTCTTGCTTGTAAGCAAAGCCTCCGCCGATCAATCCGCCCGCAGCACAGCCTTTCAGCGCACCGTCTTTGCCTGCAAAGATGGCCCCGAGTGCACCACCAGCTGCGCAGCCAATTCCCGCGCCTTTCGCGACTGTGCCTTTGTTGACCGGTGAGGCATTTCCGCCGGCAAGTTGGTCAATGGTGGCGCATCCTGCGAGTGAAGCGGCAAGCATCGTGATCATGGTTAATGTTAATTTGTTCATTTCTATCTCCTTTGTTAGTTAGGGTTGTTGTTAGTTTTGGTGGCACCTTGGCCCTGCATCTCATTCAATATTTCTCGACTCGACCTCCTGCCCTGCACTGCCGGCATTGCCTTTTCTTGGATCGGCTCACCGTTCAATGCATCTGAAAGACTTCGAACAAAGGCCTTTGTCAGATCAGTGCTTCGTTCGATATGCCGCTCTGATGCCTCGGTCATTGCCTGGATTCCTGCACTTAGATCTGAAAGAAGTTCTCTACGAACGTCTGTCAGTCGCCTTTCCTCACGATCAGCAAAACTCCTAAGCTCTTGCATTGTTTTTTCATGGAGCTCGTTGAACAGTTGATCGTTCAACAGTCCATCTACCGCCATCCGCATCAACTCATTGACACTCGTTCTTTTCCGAATGGCCATTTCGTTGAGTGATCTCAATTGATCACTCTCAAGTAATACATTTCTTTTGATCAGCTTCATAAATTCTCCGTATGGCATAAATTGACCGTAAGGCGATTCCGTGAATTGGCAAGGGGTGTGCTTAAAATTATTTAGCGAAAGATGCTGAGGGGAATTGAAGGCATTAAAAAGCCCCTTGTCGGGGGCTTCTTTTAATCCTTGCGCTGCAAAGCTCTCAGAGTCTCTACACAGGGCGCGCGGGGGTCAGCGCGGAACACCCCAAGGTGCGTCATGTGTATGATCTAGACTTGTGAAAATGACGATGACTTTGCCGTTCCGCCCGCCGACGCTTCTGCTCTTTCTTTTCGCTCCTGGTCTTTCTTTTCGCTCCTGACTCTTGCGCCGATCTCAATTTCTGCTTCACTGAAATGAGATCAAGCAAGCACGGGAGACGACAGCTTTTATGGAGACAGCAGACAAAATTAGGATCGAGCAAGTGAACGAAGCGAAGCAAAGTTCGCTTGATGATCCGATTGCGAATTTCAGCCAAGCCATCTCTGAACTATCGGCTCGCCAAGCATTCAATCTGCCAGCACAGCTTCGCCAACAGTTGAGATCGATGCAGACCTCTTGCCCCATCTGCAAGATCGACTTCACCAATGAATCGTCAATCATCGTCGCTCAGATCGTTCCCATTGAGCTTGGGGGCCCGGATGACTTCTCTAACTGCTTTCTGTGCTGTGAGCGCTGTAATCGCAGGCGCGGCACTTCAGATCTGCTCAGCCTGGGCGGTGCGTTCTGCAGCCCAGCTGCTGCCCCACCCCTTCCATCGCACGGCCGCGCCCTGGGCTTTTCCCCAACTGACCTGATTCAGCGCCGCGTCGAGCTCCTCGCGCGCTCTGCCAATCACTGGACGCCCCACACCCACAATTCAATGAAGAGCTCAGTGTTGAAGCACCTGGCCAAGCGTTGGGCCGAGCCGCGCTTTCGTGTCTTCGCGCACCACACGTCTGACCTGGCACTCATCGGCTTTGCCAGACGCTCTGGTGATGCACAGAGCTTGGCCGTCGCAAAGGTGCTGACCAAATTTCAGGGTGCCAGCGCGGCGCTGCTGGACGATGCCGTGAGCGTCTACCAGATAGATCGAGAGCACTTCCTACCCTTGATCTGGTCACTCATCGAGCTCAACGCCTTTATGGTGCCGGTGCGAGTCCCAGGCAAAGACGCACATCCATTCGGAAGCGAGTGGCAAGACTTCTGGCCAGACCATGTGCGGTCTGTCGCTGCTCTCAGATCGCGCCTACGGCCTGGTCATGCCACCAGGGCACAGCAAATTCGCCGCTGCCCTGACGCAAGACGGGCGCTATCTGACAAGCCTGACGCACTGCGGAAGCGTCGGAAAAGTGCCGCGAGGGTTGAGCGAAACCGCAGCCAGCGGCTCGCTCTCTATCACCAAAAGCGTATTGAGGAGGCTTCCCAGGACAGCGCTTACGCAGTCCTGGAAGCTCGCCTTTTATCTCTCCAACTCAGCTAAGCATCACTCCTTTTCATGACAGAACCCATCAGCTTCTCGCATCGAGAGAGTTCAGCGAGATCAGAATTGTCGTAAAGCATTTTCAAGTGACGATCCGAAATTGATCGATAATTGTATCCGCGCTCAAACATCGTTCGACTATTGCGCGAGAGCAAATACGCGCCGTGTCCAACGAGCAACCCTCTGTTTTTAGCAAGACGCACAATTCGATTGCTGGATCTTTTCCCATGACGACTAGTGACATGGAGAGCCTGATCAAAAATGTCTGCTGAGATATCCTGACAGTCAAAGAAACGTTCGAACACGTTCTTTTTTGAATAGATCGCTGCAAACCCAAGGATTTCGGCCCTCGCCGACTCATCATCTTCTTCCAACCAAAACTCGATAAATCCACCGCAGCGACATGCATCTTCAAGCACACTCTCAAAATAAAAACTCATTGAGCATCCTCCGCGACATCCAAGATGATCCCACACGCAGAGAGATGGACTTCGACACGAATTGAGTGTCCAAAGAAATTAAACCCGATGATGACATTGACAATTTGTCGAGTGCGCAACACCCCTACGCAAATCGCCCATTTAGCGTGGCGCATGATTTCGCAATAAGTATCTTCGATTTCAACATCGAGAGGAAGAAGGCGCTGAATGATATGCGCCAAATCGTGGTGCATCAGGACGCTGAAATCTTCAGATTGCAACTCAGTCAAATCAATAAAACTCATTTTTGTCTCCGATACTTAGCGGGCTGCTAAGCTTCGAAAACAAAGATATGCATTGCATTAACAAACCTCCACGTGAACACTGTCCCTTTCCATAAATGCTTGTTCAGCTTCCGCCGCCGAGCATAAAAAAGCCCCGCAAAAGCGAGGCTATCAGCTCAGCTGGAAGGCTGAAAAACTACTGTGGCTGCAAAATTTTCGCAGAGATTTGTTCAATCCACGTTGCTTGGGCAATCCCAGCAACAGCTTCAATTGGATAATTGACAATGTGCATACGGATGTGATCTGCCCCCTGCTTCTCCAATGTGACCAATCCGAACGGTCCATCTACATCGAAGAGATGAAAGTCGCCATGGATAGCACCGCACGCTTGGCAGCGGTTGGCGAGGTAGCGCGTGCCCGATCCCTTTGTCGTCGCCATCAGCATCCAGGGCGCAGCTGCTGAGATGTGCTGCGCGGCTGGAAGGTTGATCGACTCCACAAATCTGAGAACGGCTGCGTCTTCGACGGAAAGCTCTTCGCCGTCATCAAAACGCTCGACGAAATTTGGCACCCACAGAGCACTCACCGATACAACGGCTGCGCATGTCCAGCACTGATGTTCTGTCGTCAGCACTGCAAAACTGGGGCTTAGGATGACCGAGCTGAGCTCCGGCAACGCCGCTAATACTGCTTTTCGGTGTGGTTCGATCATGTCCCTATCTCCCCTTGGCCAGGGCTTTCCGGGCCTGCCAAGTTTCCACAACAAACAGGCACAAAGAATGAGCTGAGTGGACAACGAGACGGGCGTGCCTTGGAGCGACCTTGTAGGCGCGTTTGTGCTGGCCGTGGGCACTGCCCGCATGCGTTCGATAAGCACCGAGACCATCAATGATGGAGCTTAGCCCCGACAGCACACGCTTCAAGTCGTCGTCTTCCAGCTGCTCAGGCGACAGCTTCAAGTGCTTAGCAACGACAACCCACAGGGGCTTCACTGTCTGACTCGTGGGTAGGTCCAGGCGCTCCGTGGCGATGTAGTGCTTACAGAGAGCTTCAACGATTGCGCATGCTGCCGTGACGGCAGCGGCCGGATCACTGTCAATGAATCTCACCGCTCGCTCAAACTCTTCCTCCACTTCTGCGACCGAGAAGTCCTTCAAAGCATCGCCGAACGCCTTGCTTGGAGCTGTGACAGAGTGAGCGCCCA
This portion of the Stenotrophomonas aracearum genome encodes:
- a CDS encoding HNH endonuclease signature motif containing protein, yielding MNEAKQSSLDDPIANFSQAISELSARQAFNLPAQLRQQLRSMQTSCPICKIDFTNESSIIVAQIVPIELGGPDDFSNCFLCCERCNRRRGTSDLLSLGGAFCSPAAAPPLPSHGRALGFSPTDLIQRRVELLARSANHWTPHTHNSMKSSVLKHLAKRWAEPRFRVFAHHTSDLALIGFARRSGDAQSLAVAKVLTKFQGASAALLDDAVSVYQIDREHFLPLIWSLIELNAFMVPVRVPGKDAHPFGSEWQDFWPDHVRSVAALRSRLRPGHATRAQQIRRCPDARRALSDKPDALRKRRKSAARVERNRSQRLALYHQKRIEEASQDSAYAVLEARLLSLQLS
- a CDS encoding abortive infection family protein, with protein sequence MLKEFPKPLAATIGDVVGSYYYSHRRLETMLYEAGASGDVPEGNCVDKVQNWLVREGKEDVSKAFTILGKLIETLMDGEVSTWDPDKELTARKRINEILARYQLSYGFGGRILGAHSVTAPSKAFGDALKDFSVAEVEEEFERAVRFIDSDPAAAVTAACAIVEALCKHYIATERLDLPTSQTVKPLWVVVAKHLKLSPEQLEDDDLKRVLSGLSSIIDGLGAYRTHAGSAHGQHKRAYKVAPRHARLVVHSAHSLCLFVVETWQARKALAKGR